In Danaus plexippus chromosome 14, MEX_DaPlex, whole genome shotgun sequence, a single genomic region encodes these proteins:
- the LOC116769792 gene encoding uncharacterized protein LOC116769792 codes for MMFFILLAVLITDGAHTSEDSCDLQELKFCVDATPRTQIGLPKNKDELDNHCLAYHTGMKCMDTWIKRCLPTDGQKIIQQQIGGARALMRYLCSNDTALRRDFLKEPSCWLLVSTDWSRCVDELQLAAREISERSNHIVYFNKNAELCCARDAFLSCVSRAGRACSASAGALLRRMAWVLAQDVAACSQQSRAYCSAPVPLQRCLPLLTALTGILLYPLVL; via the exons atgatgttttttattttgctagcTGTCTTAATTACTG ATGGTGCTCACACAAGCGAAGACAGCTGTGACCTTCAGGAGCTGAAGTTTTGTGTCGACGCAACACCTCGAACGCAAATCGGGCTACCCAAGAACAAGGACGAGCTTGATAACCATTGCTT AGCTTATCATACGGGCATGAAATGTATGGATACATGGATTAAACGTTGTCTGCCAACGGATGGACAAAAGATAATTCAGCAGCAAATCGGAGGAGCACGAGCGCTTATGCGTTATTTGTGTAGCAATGACACAGCTCTACGTAGAG ATTTTTTGAAGGAGCCGTCGTGTTGGTTGCTGGTGTCAACAGACTGGTCACGATGTGTAGACGAGCTGCAACTAGCTGCAAGAGAGATTTCCGAGCGCTCTAACCACATTGTCTACTTCAACAAGAATGCTGAGTTGTGttg TGCCCGCGACGCGTTCTTATCATGCGTTAGTCGTGCTGGACGCGCGTGTTCGGCCTCGGCAGGGGCGTTGTTGCGGCGAATGGCGTGGGTCCTGGCACAGGACGTGGCAGCGTGCAGTCAACAATCCCGTGCGTATTGCTCCGCACCTGTGCCGCTCCAGCGCTGCTTACCTCTACTCACAGCTCTGACTGGCATACTACTTTATCCTTTAGTGCTTTAG